A genomic segment from Thermogemmatispora onikobensis encodes:
- a CDS encoding NUDIX hydrolase, with protein sequence MVYSLLKAIASICFNLLNVLLVGNLPPLGAVNVVVESEGRFLVVRTARGTWSFPGGFIRWRETPFEAAVRECEEETGLRIRTQSIIGCYWLVSASLTQMSALTAVVCGEVIGGQLRASMEGEPLWLEREEALSRLGEGTQAIFADYERFLARQTSGEQGPESELKPGRGR encoded by the coding sequence GTGGTTTATAGCCTGCTCAAGGCCATCGCGAGCATCTGTTTTAATCTGCTCAATGTTCTGCTTGTCGGCAACTTACCGCCGCTTGGGGCGGTCAATGTAGTCGTTGAGAGCGAAGGGCGCTTTCTGGTAGTACGAACGGCCCGCGGCACCTGGAGCTTCCCAGGCGGCTTTATCCGCTGGCGCGAGACACCTTTCGAGGCGGCGGTGCGCGAGTGTGAGGAGGAGACGGGCCTGCGCATTCGGACCCAGAGCATTATCGGCTGCTATTGGTTGGTGAGCGCTTCCCTGACGCAGATGAGTGCGCTGACGGCGGTCGTCTGCGGCGAGGTGATCGGCGGCCAGCTGCGGGCAAGTATGGAGGGTGAGCCGCTCTGGCTGGAGCGTGAAGAGGCCCTGAGCCGCCTGGGCGAAGGAACGCAGGCTATCTTTGCCGACTATGAGCGCTTTCTCGCCAGGCAGACAAGCGGGGAGCAAGGGCCAGAGTCAGAGCTGAAGCCTGGGCGAGGGCGCTAG
- a CDS encoding protein kinase domain-containing protein: protein MPALREGQRFERYRVIRLLGSGVAGESYEAEDTLLLRKVVLKLLHPWAPLSDAARRQFFREMQGISQLTHRYLAPVLDYGELHGNLYVARRLFSSGSLLNSDGRLWFSPPLELSAAVSYTQQLAQALQHVHHAGYLHGGLSLTNIMVLRGPNVEGASDYAPFMLADVGLAHFVRRFGRLQRPILPVTAAPEQLGGRATQASDQFALAVIAYTWIAGRPPYLGLPEEIAQAKLSESFPSLLSLNPQIPVEIEGVIRRALSVYPEDRYPSVLAFAEALQQAMPRPVAAVELAAAGLQEEPAREPPEREEPGTALEAGGVEESAVGQSQSERAAVMVPDKEVEEVSPEQATALEEEEAATEQPEERLAATLPVAETQATAEILLTDDELPASGDAERLLPSLPQSQQEAEVTAGPEQRQVIAGEEAGSAADSLASGEEPAQIQSERLAEPPASGSEDEGEAEAGPREAATGPTGDVSSSGSALTYFEALLQATRSPGPDVSTSERVSQVAASAATELAMLAPEMAVTIVTGQERVDQPETGTAILSPVTVDLPPQSPVEVSLLEVLSGLHGRSAGDPVSETDGQQKAAEVDAIADAAPALPAANGTQAQEACEEAQAPAARDDGEEERQGGEQGRLSEQQEEAQRAPVSASAEGVPLVAAPTYILVLPPATAARQATIVELAAPEISIGRAGDSGILLEGDRRVSRRHAFLRRAGTELLIQDGDNAEGVFINGQRLEQRGSQVLRSGDRIRLGDHELIVCHSWEEAYQLQQECTTSNGQSGA from the coding sequence ATGCCGGCATTGCGAGAAGGCCAGAGGTTCGAACGCTATCGCGTGATCAGGCTCCTTGGCAGCGGAGTAGCTGGTGAGAGCTATGAGGCGGAGGATACGCTGCTGCTGCGGAAGGTGGTACTGAAGCTGCTGCATCCCTGGGCGCCGCTCTCGGATGCAGCGCGGCGGCAGTTTTTCCGCGAGATGCAAGGAATCAGTCAGCTGACTCACCGCTACCTGGCTCCGGTGCTCGATTATGGGGAGCTGCACGGCAATTTGTATGTGGCGCGGCGCTTGTTCAGCAGTGGCTCGCTCCTGAATAGTGACGGGCGCTTGTGGTTTAGTCCGCCGCTGGAGCTGTCAGCGGCGGTCAGCTACACTCAGCAGTTGGCGCAGGCGCTGCAGCATGTGCATCATGCCGGCTATCTGCATGGGGGGCTGAGCCTGACCAATATTATGGTGCTGCGTGGGCCAAATGTGGAAGGAGCGTCGGACTATGCGCCGTTCATGCTGGCCGATGTCGGTCTGGCTCACTTTGTGCGTCGCTTCGGGCGGCTGCAGCGTCCGATCTTGCCGGTGACGGCGGCTCCAGAGCAGCTTGGTGGGCGAGCAACGCAGGCCAGCGATCAGTTTGCGCTGGCGGTGATTGCCTATACGTGGATCGCTGGGCGCCCTCCCTATTTGGGGTTGCCCGAGGAGATTGCGCAGGCCAAGCTGAGTGAGTCATTCCCATCGCTCCTATCGCTAAATCCGCAGATACCGGTGGAGATTGAGGGGGTGATTCGCCGCGCGCTCTCGGTCTATCCCGAGGATCGCTATCCTTCAGTGCTGGCCTTTGCCGAGGCGCTGCAGCAGGCGATGCCGCGCCCAGTGGCGGCGGTCGAGCTGGCTGCTGCCGGCCTGCAGGAAGAGCCGGCGCGAGAGCCACCAGAGCGAGAAGAGCCGGGGACCGCGCTTGAGGCCGGCGGGGTGGAGGAAAGTGCTGTTGGTCAGAGTCAGTCTGAAAGGGCAGCTGTGATGGTACCGGATAAGGAGGTCGAGGAGGTCTCGCCGGAGCAAGCAACTGCCCTGGAGGAGGAAGAGGCTGCCACTGAACAACCCGAGGAGCGGCTCGCTGCGACGCTCCCTGTGGCTGAGACGCAGGCTACAGCTGAGATCTTGCTCACCGATGATGAGTTGCCAGCTTCAGGCGATGCGGAGCGCTTGCTCCCATCTTTGCCGCAGTCGCAACAGGAGGCGGAGGTGACAGCCGGGCCCGAGCAGCGCCAGGTGATAGCTGGTGAGGAAGCGGGGTCAGCTGCTGATTCACTGGCCTCGGGCGAGGAGCCGGCCCAGATTCAGTCAGAGCGGCTAGCGGAACCGCCTGCCTCTGGTTCCGAGGATGAAGGAGAGGCGGAAGCGGGGCCCAGAGAGGCCGCCACCGGGCCGACAGGTGACGTTTCTTCCTCTGGCTCTGCGCTGACCTATTTTGAGGCGCTGCTCCAGGCGACCCGCTCCCCAGGCCCAGATGTGTCGACATCCGAGAGGGTGAGTCAGGTTGCTGCCTCAGCAGCGACTGAGTTGGCGATGCTTGCGCCGGAGATGGCTGTGACCATTGTCACAGGGCAGGAGCGGGTTGACCAGCCTGAAACGGGAACAGCGATCCTGTCGCCTGTGACCGTGGACCTCCCGCCGCAGTCTCCTGTTGAGGTGTCCTTGCTCGAAGTGCTTTCGGGCCTGCATGGCCGGTCAGCGGGGGACCCTGTGTCGGAGACCGACGGACAGCAAAAGGCTGCAGAGGTGGACGCGATCGCAGATGCTGCCCCGGCGCTGCCCGCTGCCAATGGAACTCAGGCGCAAGAAGCATGTGAGGAGGCCCAGGCCCCGGCTGCCAGAGATGATGGAGAGGAGGAGCGCCAGGGAGGCGAGCAGGGACGGTTGTCAGAGCAACAGGAGGAAGCGCAGAGAGCGCCAGTGTCAGCCTCTGCTGAGGGAGTGCCCCTTGTCGCTGCTCCCACCTACATTCTGGTCTTGCCGCCGGCGACAGCTGCCCGCCAGGCCACTATTGTGGAGCTTGCCGCTCCTGAGATCAGCATCGGGCGGGCCGGCGATAGCGGTATTCTGCTGGAGGGAGATCGCCGGGTCTCGCGTCGCCATGCCTTTCTGCGGCGAGCAGGAACGGAGCTACTCATTCAAGACGGTGATAACGCCGAGGGAGTGTTTATCAACGGCCAGCGTCTGGAGCAGAGGGGGAGCCAGGTACTCCGCTCCGGTGATCGGATTCGCCTTGGTGACCACGAGCTGATTGTCTGCCACAGCTGGGAAGAGGCTTACCAACTCCAACAGGAGTGCACCACCTCCAACGGTCAGAGCGGCGCGTAG
- a CDS encoding DedA family protein, which produces MFWWSRLALVSLASRPALLLGVIAALISLQTLQDALHVWGYPAVALFIMIESSGIPFPGETMLLLASFLAGVDRQLQIPLVIACAALGAIVGDNFGYLLGRHGGRPLVERFGRYIFLKPEHLDRAEQFFARHGDKTVFFGRFIAVLRAWAAFLAGVNRMRWRTFLIYNAAGGILWATVFGLLGYFAGRVFHDNFAAVEHLARAISWAGALALVIVGLAVLLFYRLRRARLARQRQAARAQAHQGETRCGGEAPALEQRERALTAVPLAESVSAPSETAAGANPEWPASGEEPTAGWGQNDGRATVEREDH; this is translated from the coding sequence ATGTTCTGGTGGTCGCGCCTGGCGCTGGTGAGCCTTGCCAGCAGGCCAGCCCTGCTTTTGGGGGTCATTGCTGCCCTGATCTCTCTGCAGACGCTACAGGATGCGCTCCATGTTTGGGGCTATCCCGCGGTGGCCCTCTTTATTATGATTGAAAGCTCGGGCATTCCCTTTCCTGGGGAGACCATGCTCTTGCTCGCCTCGTTTCTGGCGGGGGTCGATCGCCAGTTGCAAATTCCTCTTGTCATCGCCTGTGCCGCGCTGGGGGCCATCGTGGGGGATAATTTCGGTTATCTGCTCGGACGGCATGGCGGCAGACCGCTGGTCGAGCGCTTTGGGCGCTATATCTTTCTCAAGCCTGAGCATCTGGATCGCGCTGAGCAGTTCTTTGCTCGTCACGGAGATAAAACAGTTTTTTTCGGGCGTTTCATCGCCGTGCTGCGGGCCTGGGCGGCCTTTCTGGCCGGTGTCAATCGGATGCGTTGGCGGACCTTTCTGATCTACAATGCTGCCGGGGGCATTCTCTGGGCGACCGTTTTCGGACTGCTTGGCTACTTCGCCGGGCGCGTCTTTCATGACAATTTTGCGGCTGTCGAGCATCTGGCGCGGGCCATTAGCTGGGCCGGAGCGCTGGCGCTGGTCATCGTCGGCTTGGCGGTTCTGCTGTTCTATCGCCTGCGTCGTGCTCGCCTGGCCCGGCAGCGGCAGGCGGCTCGCGCTCAGGCTCATCAGGGTGAGACCAGGTGTGGGGGTGAGGCTCCTGCTCTTGAGCAAAGGGAGAGAGCGCTCACTGCGGTCCCGCTGGCAGAAAGCGTCTCCGCTCCCTCGGAGACCGCTGCGGGGGCTAATCCTGAGTGGCCCGCTTCAGGCGAAGAGCCGACAGCGGGCTGGGGGCAGAACGATGGGAGGGCGACGGTTGAGCGCGAGGATCACTAA
- a CDS encoding mannosyltransferase family protein, which translates to MKRAPTADILWLFICSRIALLLVTYFAYTLLNGPRPPQYIAPPVSLLAAAMSWKRWDAVHYVEIAQFGYRSPFDSAFFPLFPLLITILAHLVGNHGYLFFGMLISNLALLGSLFTLYQLASEALGDQVSRRTLLYLCIFPTAFFFFAAYNESLFLLLVTGCFLAMRRRRWWLAGLLGMLASLTRSPGILLVLPFLWEAWAARNSLGLLPERSEWRSFILRILPVVLIPLGTAIYCLYCWHLFHSPFSFAAVQYRWSHRTVWPWVGIWKALVELFWLQPAGSLFSVHLVLDLSATLGFIVLAVLGWRRLRFSYTLWMAALLLLYLVEPSINQPDSLISNQRFVLEMFPGFMTLAALACEHPRLHQAITLIFPPLLATLTIIFIQGFWMV; encoded by the coding sequence ATGAAACGTGCGCCAACCGCTGATATTCTCTGGCTCTTTATCTGCAGCCGCATCGCGCTTCTTCTGGTCACCTATTTTGCCTACACGCTGCTCAATGGTCCGCGACCACCGCAGTACATCGCGCCACCAGTAAGCCTGCTGGCGGCGGCCATGTCGTGGAAGCGCTGGGATGCCGTCCACTACGTTGAGATTGCTCAGTTTGGCTATCGTAGCCCTTTCGACAGCGCTTTCTTTCCTCTTTTCCCTCTCTTAATTACTATTTTGGCCCATCTTGTGGGAAACCACGGCTATCTTTTCTTTGGCATGCTCATCAGCAACCTGGCACTGCTTGGCTCCTTATTCACGCTCTACCAGCTCGCCAGTGAGGCCCTGGGCGATCAAGTCAGCCGTCGCACGCTGCTCTACCTTTGTATTTTCCCAACGGCCTTCTTCTTCTTTGCCGCCTATAATGAGTCGCTCTTTTTGCTGTTGGTCACCGGCTGCTTCCTGGCCATGCGTCGGCGGCGTTGGTGGCTGGCTGGGCTGCTGGGCATGCTGGCCTCCCTGACCCGCTCGCCGGGTATCTTACTTGTATTGCCCTTCCTCTGGGAAGCCTGGGCTGCCCGTAACAGCCTCGGGCTGCTTCCCGAGCGGAGTGAATGGCGTTCGTTCATCCTACGGATACTACCAGTCGTGCTGATTCCGCTGGGTACCGCCATCTATTGTCTCTATTGCTGGCATCTTTTCCATTCACCGTTCAGCTTCGCGGCAGTACAATATCGCTGGTCCCATCGCACCGTCTGGCCCTGGGTAGGCATCTGGAAGGCCCTGGTAGAGCTGTTCTGGCTCCAGCCAGCCGGTTCGCTCTTCTCGGTCCATCTCGTACTCGATCTCAGTGCCACCCTGGGCTTTATCGTCCTGGCGGTGCTGGGCTGGCGCCGGCTGCGCTTCAGCTATACGCTCTGGATGGCGGCCCTGCTGCTGCTCTATTTGGTAGAGCCAAGCATCAATCAGCCCGACTCGCTGATCTCCAACCAGCGCTTTGTCCTGGAGATGTTCCCGGGCTTCATGACTCTGGCGGCCCTGGCCTGCGAGCATCCGCGCCTTCATCAGGCGATCACCTTGATCTTCCCGCCGCTGCTGGCCACCCTGACCATCATTTTCATCCAGGGGTTCTGGATGGTGTGA
- a CDS encoding Na/Pi cotransporter family protein, with protein sequence MATTSNPTMVVGLLLGGALLLLYGLRLLSEAMQRAAGPRLQKATMALAQRPFMAFGVGLLATALTQSSSATSSLLVELVNAELVPLTTAFVMVLGTNVGSTLVVQLLAFHVADYAIPIAGAGAALGLLTQHKPQRDLGQAAFGFGVILLGLAALQAGSAPIAASPVTAEVLRALMGAPLVLALLGLLLALAFASSAAAIGLVLVLTASGALSVFAALALLFGANIGSTLTALLTAISHPSVTGRRLALLHTGTKSLGAAIALALLQPLTSLLAQLGLEPAWQVALTHLVFNLALATVFVPLAAPVTRLVTALLPEQENQYEQPLGPRYLDPEALASPAVALGQATREVLRMADIVTEMLRLSMLAFEKPDARVPERINELDDQLDQLNAAIKRYLTQLDESRLTREQVQRELALLYIITDLEAIGDIIDRQMMRLARRKQRRQVAFSEEGWQDLLNYHDEVTEALEQALAALASQDTSLANEFFVRKAELSKMKRQLHLRHVRRLQSGLSPSWESSSIHLDLLNALSRVLSHASNIAHAVRGDL encoded by the coding sequence ATGGCAACGACAAGCAATCCGACAATGGTCGTGGGCCTGTTACTGGGCGGGGCCCTCTTATTACTCTATGGCCTGCGCCTCCTGTCGGAGGCCATGCAGCGCGCCGCCGGTCCGCGCCTGCAGAAGGCCACCATGGCGCTGGCACAGCGCCCTTTCATGGCGTTTGGCGTTGGTCTGCTGGCAACAGCGCTGACGCAGAGTTCAAGCGCAACCTCCTCGCTGCTGGTGGAGCTGGTGAATGCCGAGCTGGTTCCGCTGACGACGGCCTTCGTCATGGTTTTGGGCACCAATGTCGGCTCCACGCTGGTCGTGCAGTTGCTTGCTTTCCATGTGGCCGACTATGCTATTCCCATCGCCGGAGCAGGGGCCGCCCTGGGACTGCTGACCCAGCATAAGCCGCAGCGCGACCTGGGGCAGGCAGCCTTTGGCTTTGGAGTGATCTTACTCGGACTGGCGGCGCTCCAGGCCGGCAGCGCCCCGATCGCGGCCAGCCCTGTTACCGCCGAGGTGCTGCGCGCTTTGATGGGGGCGCCACTGGTCCTGGCCCTGTTGGGCCTGCTCCTGGCTCTGGCCTTCGCTTCGAGTGCGGCAGCCATCGGCCTGGTGCTGGTCTTGACAGCCAGTGGAGCGCTCTCCGTCTTTGCCGCTCTGGCCTTGCTCTTCGGAGCTAACATCGGCTCAACGCTGACAGCCCTGCTGACAGCCATCAGTCACCCCTCGGTTACAGGCCGCCGTCTGGCCCTGCTCCATACTGGCACCAAGTCGCTGGGGGCTGCCATTGCTCTGGCTCTGCTTCAGCCCTTGACCAGCCTGCTGGCCCAGCTCGGACTGGAACCCGCCTGGCAGGTGGCCTTGACCCATCTGGTCTTTAATCTGGCCCTGGCCACGGTCTTTGTTCCCCTGGCCGCTCCAGTCACACGCCTCGTGACCGCGCTCCTGCCAGAACAGGAGAATCAATATGAGCAGCCGCTGGGACCACGCTATCTTGATCCCGAGGCCCTGGCCTCGCCGGCGGTCGCCCTGGGCCAGGCGACGCGCGAGGTGTTGCGCATGGCCGATATTGTGACGGAGATGCTGCGTCTGTCAATGCTGGCTTTCGAGAAGCCGGACGCCCGCGTGCCGGAGCGCATCAACGAGCTGGATGACCAGCTTGATCAGCTCAATGCCGCCATTAAGCGCTATCTGACGCAGCTCGATGAGAGCCGCCTGACCCGCGAGCAGGTACAGCGCGAGCTGGCGCTTCTCTATATTATTACCGATCTCGAGGCCATCGGCGATATTATCGATCGACAGATGATGCGCCTGGCACGCCGCAAGCAACGCCGCCAGGTTGCTTTCTCTGAAGAGGGCTGGCAGGACCTGCTCAATTACCACGATGAGGTGACGGAGGCTCTGGAACAGGCTCTGGCTGCTCTGGCTTCGCAGGATACTTCGCTGGCCAATGAGTTCTTTGTGCGTAAGGCGGAACTGAGTAAGATGAAGCGCCAGCTCCATCTGCGCCACGTGCGCCGCTTGCAGAGTGGCCTCTCGCCGAGCTGGGAGTCAAGCTCTATTCACCTTGATCTCTTGAACGCTCTGAGTCGCGTGCTGTCCCATGCATCGAACATTGCACATGCAGTGCGCGGCGACCTCTGA
- the cmr1 gene encoding type III-B CRISPR module RAMP protein Cmr1, with the protein MLKASFEIEVITPLFLAGANQAEAELRPPPFRGAMRYWYRALIGGITGGDLDEVRRREAQVFGETEHGSPIRVRITEVRPPEPSPPDFRQDQSKLGIRYLFWSTEGSSNNRPRRRCCPPGTRFRLLLTAHEKDQRFLQEAIISLWLLTHFGGLGARSRRCAGSLALRSFALSFSPEVELPLLSPDQVTDLDALATLLTLGLQEIKRFLSVSKLSSVENARFDIIAPGNCYIALLSPQNGWLRVDEALEAVGKQLQQYRRSLPADDRRAFGLPLPTLKKRLASPLHLHIATIDSSYVCVATIFKSRLLQQRHFNVIKNFIKNFPEATKREIEL; encoded by the coding sequence ATGTTAAAGGCAAGCTTTGAGATTGAAGTTATCACCCCTCTCTTTCTGGCCGGGGCCAATCAGGCAGAGGCAGAGCTGCGCCCTCCTCCGTTCCGTGGAGCTATGCGCTACTGGTATCGGGCACTGATTGGCGGGATTACCGGAGGCGACCTGGATGAGGTGCGCCGGCGCGAGGCGCAGGTGTTCGGCGAGACCGAACACGGGTCACCGATACGTGTTCGTATCACGGAGGTAAGGCCTCCAGAGCCCTCACCGCCTGACTTCCGCCAAGATCAGAGTAAGCTAGGCATCCGCTATCTCTTCTGGTCGACGGAAGGCTCCAGCAATAATCGACCGCGCCGCCGATGCTGTCCGCCTGGGACGCGCTTCAGGCTTCTGCTCACAGCCCATGAGAAAGATCAGCGCTTTCTCCAAGAGGCGATCATCTCCCTCTGGTTACTCACTCACTTCGGGGGACTGGGAGCACGTTCTCGCCGCTGCGCCGGTAGCCTGGCCCTTCGCTCTTTTGCTCTCTCCTTCTCCCCTGAAGTAGAGCTACCCCTATTGTCGCCAGACCAGGTCACAGATCTTGATGCGTTGGCTACCCTCCTTACACTGGGACTTCAAGAGATTAAGCGTTTTCTCAGTGTTAGTAAGCTATCCAGTGTTGAAAACGCCCGCTTTGATATCATTGCCCCAGGTAATTGCTATATAGCTCTCCTCTCTCCCCAAAATGGATGGCTAAGAGTAGATGAGGCGTTAGAGGCCGTCGGCAAGCAGTTGCAGCAATATCGCCGCTCTCTTCCAGCAGATGACCGCAGAGCATTCGGCCTGCCTTTACCTACGCTCAAGAAACGTCTGGCTTCGCCTCTTCATTTGCATATTGCAACTATTGATAGTTCTTATGTATGTGTTGCAACTATATTTAAAAGTAGATTACTACAGCAGAGACATTTCAATGTCATTAAAAATTTTATAAAAAATTTCCCAGAAGCAACTAAAAGGGAGATAGAGTTATGA
- the cas10 gene encoding type III-B CRISPR-associated protein Cas10/Cmr2, with protein sequence MTQSYMLIFALGPVQSFIAQARKSRDLWLGSFLLSHLMEAALAQVPPGVLVFPTTPKIDRSRWIPDLPNRYVAVFSPTETQPDPLAAARQTAEQSKQAIYRAWQDICGEVYRQLFGGNGTDGHETLLRTIWERQIDPQRLFEIYWAIASNTDGQGRPLVYGDWFKRTSQALDARKSLRDFAAQDEPGEKSTLSGEREALHSQGESRQEVRAFWIQVAGKPGVSAKDLALDGSERLDAIDTVKRFALLSKSFLKGQGEGKPGLEQGLDFPSTSTMAAAAFIERLLSLVPSSESPSSEIQEAVKGWQEITALLKREKPHLALPYLERKAQQANHSWLKDVDGECAFVETFTAQRLRTNYRALVASQPRRFPSEWVIEEPGYLSRAHEVLRELHRLIGAPSPYYALLQMDGDQMGTLIGEVQSQADHRAISGALSTFAREHVPGIVEDERPGKLIYAGGDDVLALAPLAQMFSLASALQQNYREIVGPSIQTASNGTRTATVSMGIAIAHHLMPLTLVRRMAREAEEQAKQRYGRNALVVTILWRSGNTLSAGCRWEYPFSESGWLTMLPLQIFQHVVNLFASNTLSPRCLEILKRELPGLEGLPQEARCSEIARVLKRQWNTTALQSDKKPSQSLAHDKTPRDTGNSESSTRLMPYALAYALVRLAALMEKSQPGAFSGPDNSGLQEVLNWLQILAFLAREAGDSVSFHRAT encoded by the coding sequence ATGACCCAGTCCTACATGCTCATCTTCGCCCTGGGGCCGGTGCAATCTTTCATCGCTCAGGCGCGCAAGTCGCGCGATCTCTGGCTAGGCAGCTTCCTGCTCTCCCACCTGATGGAGGCAGCTCTTGCCCAAGTGCCGCCGGGGGTGCTGGTTTTCCCGACCACGCCCAAGATCGACCGCTCGCGCTGGATACCCGATCTGCCCAATCGCTACGTCGCGGTCTTCTCTCCAACGGAGACCCAGCCCGACCCACTGGCAGCAGCCCGCCAAACGGCTGAGCAAAGCAAGCAAGCGATTTACAGGGCCTGGCAAGACATCTGCGGGGAGGTCTATCGGCAGCTCTTCGGCGGCAATGGCACTGATGGGCATGAGACGCTACTGCGCACTATCTGGGAACGTCAGATCGATCCCCAACGCCTCTTTGAGATCTACTGGGCCATTGCCTCCAACACCGATGGTCAGGGCCGTCCGCTGGTATATGGGGACTGGTTCAAACGTACCTCCCAGGCGCTCGATGCCCGCAAGAGCCTGCGCGATTTCGCCGCTCAAGATGAACCCGGCGAGAAAAGCACGCTCTCTGGCGAGCGCGAGGCCCTGCATAGCCAGGGCGAGAGTCGGCAGGAGGTCAGAGCGTTTTGGATACAGGTAGCGGGCAAGCCGGGGGTTTCGGCTAAGGACCTTGCCTTAGATGGCTCTGAACGTCTGGACGCCATCGATACGGTGAAGCGCTTTGCTCTGCTCTCAAAGAGCTTCCTCAAAGGTCAAGGGGAGGGCAAGCCGGGGTTGGAACAGGGTCTGGATTTCCCTTCAACCAGCACGATGGCCGCCGCAGCCTTCATTGAGCGCCTGTTATCCCTGGTGCCTTCGTCAGAATCTCCAAGCAGCGAAATTCAGGAGGCAGTCAAGGGCTGGCAAGAGATTACTGCACTCCTGAAAAGGGAAAAGCCTCATCTGGCTCTTCCTTACCTGGAAAGGAAAGCTCAGCAGGCTAACCACTCCTGGCTCAAGGATGTTGACGGCGAGTGTGCTTTTGTCGAAACTTTCACCGCCCAGCGGCTGCGCACGAACTACCGCGCTCTGGTCGCATCGCAGCCGCGGCGCTTTCCCAGTGAATGGGTCATCGAGGAGCCAGGCTATCTCAGCAGGGCCCACGAAGTACTGAGAGAGCTTCACCGGCTCATTGGTGCGCCTAGTCCTTACTACGCCTTGCTACAGATGGATGGCGACCAGATGGGCACCCTCATTGGCGAGGTCCAGAGCCAGGCTGATCACCGTGCCATCAGTGGAGCGCTCTCGACCTTTGCGCGCGAGCATGTTCCCGGCATCGTCGAGGATGAGCGTCCCGGCAAACTAATCTACGCCGGCGGCGATGACGTGCTGGCTTTGGCACCACTGGCGCAGATGTTCTCTCTCGCCTCAGCCCTGCAGCAGAACTATCGCGAGATCGTGGGGCCGAGCATACAAACGGCCTCCAACGGGACAAGAACGGCTACGGTCAGTATGGGCATCGCCATCGCTCATCATCTGATGCCGCTGACGCTGGTACGCCGGATGGCACGTGAGGCTGAGGAACAGGCTAAACAGCGCTATGGCCGCAATGCCCTGGTGGTGACGATTCTCTGGCGCTCCGGCAATACGCTCTCCGCCGGCTGCCGCTGGGAATATCCTTTTTCGGAGAGTGGCTGGCTGACTATGCTCCCGCTGCAAATCTTCCAACATGTAGTAAACCTTTTTGCAAGCAATACGCTGTCGCCACGCTGCCTGGAGATTCTCAAAAGGGAGCTGCCGGGGTTAGAGGGCTTGCCACAGGAGGCGCGCTGCAGTGAGATCGCGCGTGTACTGAAACGGCAATGGAACACTACCGCCCTTCAGTCCGACAAGAAGCCATCGCAGAGCCTGGCCCACGACAAGACACCGCGGGACACTGGCAACTCCGAATCTTCCACCAGGCTCATGCCTTACGCCCTGGCCTATGCCCTGGTCCGTCTCGCAGCTCTCATGGAAAAGAGTCAGCCTGGAGCCTTCTCCGGCCCCGACAACTCTGGCCTGCAGGAGGTCCTGAACTGGCTGCAGATTCTGGCTTTTCTCGCAAGGGAGGCAGGAGACAGTGTATCTTTTCATCGAGCCACATGA